One Saimiri boliviensis isolate mSaiBol1 chromosome 17, mSaiBol1.pri, whole genome shotgun sequence genomic window carries:
- the KRT23 gene encoding keratin, type I cytoskeletal 23 isoform X1, with protein MNSRHSFSQTPSASFHGPGGGWDRPRSFPRAPSVHGGAGGARISLSFTTRSCPPTAGSWDSGRGSPLLGGNGKATMQNLNDRLASYLEKVRALEEANMKLESRILKWHQQRDSGSKKDYSQYEENITHLQEQIVDGKMTNAQIILLIDNARMAVDDFNLKYENEHSFKKDLEIEVEGLRRTLDNLTIVTTDLEQEVEGMRKELILMKKRHEQEMEKHHVPSDLKVNVKVDTGPREDLIKVLEDMRQEYELIIKKKHQDLDTWYKEQSAAMSQEAASPAAVQSRQGDIHELKRTFQALEIDLQAQYSTKSALENMLSETQSRYSCKLQDMQDIISHYEEELMQLRHDLERQNNEYQVLLGIKTHLEKEITTYRQLLEGDSEGTMEESKSSMKASATPKIKAITQETVNGRLVLCQVNEIQKQA; from the exons ATGAACTCCAGACACAGCTTCAGCCAGACCCCCTCGGCTTCCTTCCATGGCCCCGGAGGGGGCTGGGACCGGCCCAGGAGCTTCCCCCGGGCTCCCAGTGTCCATGGTGGTGCGGGGGGAGCCCGCATCTCCCTGTCCTTCACCACGCGGAGCTGCCCACCCACCGCAGGGTCTTGGGATTCTGGAAGAGGCAGCCCCCTCCTAGGCGGAAATGGGAAGGCCACCATGCAGAACCTCAACGACCGGCTGGCCTCCTACCTGGAGAAGGTGCGCGCCCTGGAGGAGGCCAACATGAAGCTGGAAAGCCGCATCCTGAAGTGGCACCAGCAGAGAGATTCTGGCAGTAAGAAAGATTATTCCCAGTAcgaggaaaacatcacacacctgCAGGAGCAG ATCGTGGATGGTAAGATGACCAACGCTCAGATTATTCTTCTCATTGACAATGCCAGGATGGCAGTGGATGACTTCAACCTCAA GTATGAAAACGAACACTCCTTTAAGAAAGACTTGGAAATTGAAGTCGAGGGCCTCCGAAGGACCTTGGACAACCTGACCATTGTCACAACAGATCTAGAACAGGAGGTGGAGGGAATGAGGAAAGAGCTCATTCTCATGAAGAAGCGCCATGAACAG GAAATGGAGAAGCATCATGTGCCAAGTGACTTGAAGGTCAACGTGAAGGTGGATACAGGTCCCAGGGAAGATCTGATTAAGGTCCTGGAGGATATGAGACAAGAATACGAGCTGATAATAAAGAAGAAGCATCAAGACTTGGACACTTGGTATAAAGAACAG TCTGCAGCCATGTCCCAGGAGGCAGCCAGTCCAGCCGCTGTGCAGAGCAGACAAGGTGACATCCACGAGCTGAAGCGCACATTCCAAGCCCTGGAGATTGACCTGCAGGCACAGTACAGCACG AAATCTGCTTTGGAAAACATGTTATCTGAGACCCAGTCTCGGTACTCCTGCAAGCTCCAGGACATGCAAGACATCATCTCCCACTACGAGGAGGAACTGATGCAGCTACGCCACGACCTGGAGCGACAGAACAACGAGTACCAAGTGCTGCTGGGCATCAAAACCCACCTGGAGAAGGAAATCACCACATACCGACAGCTCCTGGAGGGAGACAGCGAAGG
- the KRT23 gene encoding keratin, type I cytoskeletal 23 isoform X2, with protein MNSRHSFSQTPSASFHGPGGGWDRPRSFPRAPSVHGGAGGARISLSFTTRSCPPTAGSWDSGRGSPLLGGNGKATMQNLNDRLASYLEKVRALEEANMKLESRILKWHQQRDSGSKKDYSQYEENITHLQEQIVDGKMTNAQIILLIDNARMAVDDFNLKYENEHSFKKDLEIEVEGLRRTLDNLTIVTTDLEQEVEGMRKELILMKKRHEQEMEKHHVPSDLKVNVKVDTGPREDLIKVLEDMRQEYELIIKKKHQDLDTWYKEQSAAMSQEAASPAAVQSRQGDIHELKRTFQALEIDLQAQYSTKSALENMLSETQSRYSCKLQDMQDIISHYEEELMQLRHDLERQNNEYQVLLGIKTHLEKEITTYRQLLEGDSEGVRNSKDQGHNTGDRQWKISSLSSE; from the exons ATGAACTCCAGACACAGCTTCAGCCAGACCCCCTCGGCTTCCTTCCATGGCCCCGGAGGGGGCTGGGACCGGCCCAGGAGCTTCCCCCGGGCTCCCAGTGTCCATGGTGGTGCGGGGGGAGCCCGCATCTCCCTGTCCTTCACCACGCGGAGCTGCCCACCCACCGCAGGGTCTTGGGATTCTGGAAGAGGCAGCCCCCTCCTAGGCGGAAATGGGAAGGCCACCATGCAGAACCTCAACGACCGGCTGGCCTCCTACCTGGAGAAGGTGCGCGCCCTGGAGGAGGCCAACATGAAGCTGGAAAGCCGCATCCTGAAGTGGCACCAGCAGAGAGATTCTGGCAGTAAGAAAGATTATTCCCAGTAcgaggaaaacatcacacacctgCAGGAGCAG ATCGTGGATGGTAAGATGACCAACGCTCAGATTATTCTTCTCATTGACAATGCCAGGATGGCAGTGGATGACTTCAACCTCAA GTATGAAAACGAACACTCCTTTAAGAAAGACTTGGAAATTGAAGTCGAGGGCCTCCGAAGGACCTTGGACAACCTGACCATTGTCACAACAGATCTAGAACAGGAGGTGGAGGGAATGAGGAAAGAGCTCATTCTCATGAAGAAGCGCCATGAACAG GAAATGGAGAAGCATCATGTGCCAAGTGACTTGAAGGTCAACGTGAAGGTGGATACAGGTCCCAGGGAAGATCTGATTAAGGTCCTGGAGGATATGAGACAAGAATACGAGCTGATAATAAAGAAGAAGCATCAAGACTTGGACACTTGGTATAAAGAACAG TCTGCAGCCATGTCCCAGGAGGCAGCCAGTCCAGCCGCTGTGCAGAGCAGACAAGGTGACATCCACGAGCTGAAGCGCACATTCCAAGCCCTGGAGATTGACCTGCAGGCACAGTACAGCACG AAATCTGCTTTGGAAAACATGTTATCTGAGACCCAGTCTCGGTACTCCTGCAAGCTCCAGGACATGCAAGACATCATCTCCCACTACGAGGAGGAACTGATGCAGCTACGCCACGACCTGGAGCGACAGAACAACGAGTACCAAGTGCTGCTGGGCATCAAAACCCACCTGGAGAAGGAAATCACCACATACCGACAGCTCCTGGAGGGAGACAGCGAAGG